Proteins encoded together in one Vigna angularis cultivar LongXiaoDou No.4 chromosome 5, ASM1680809v1, whole genome shotgun sequence window:
- the LOC108324295 gene encoding putative disease resistance protein RGA4 isoform X2, translating into MAAEKIAGALVSTFVERTIDNLASRFVDIFRGNKSHKKQLSNLKVKLLAVDVVADDAEQKQFTDPRVRDWLLAAKDAVYDAEDLLEEIDHDAKEVGNPLTSFISFFENKFESRMEKLIEDLEDLATQSHLLGLERGHDFGEGSRSGSKLTSTYLPNDSVIYGRDDDKEFVFNWLTSDIPDNLSILSIVGMGGVGKTTLAQHVFNDPRVDEAKFDVRAWVCVSVESDVFKVSRKILEDVTRSPDHSSDTDMVHRRLKEKLTGKKFLVVLDDVWNETLSNWKEVRKPLLLGAQGSRIVVTTRSKEVASTMFSEERFLKQLQEDDSWELFAKHAFRDDTQPNPECREIGKKIVKKCKGLPLALKAIGSLLYNKSSVSEWDTVFQNEIWEIPKDRCDIVPALALSYVHLPSHLKTCFAYCALFRKDYEFKKEELTQLWMTENFQQHSKTPDETCQQYFNDLLSRSFFQPSGFDETVSIDAYFHGNNSSSFQSLKKLEFSDMKQWEKWECQAVTGAFPNLQILSLKKCPKLKGQLPELLVPLKTLKITRCQQLEAFPPRTLELDLRHCGKLQLDWAPMEWPRMDGHHMTAFFSESDGSHTLDDLEIVEVISDGSIPLTTFPLDSFPTVKRLVLSWLRNLEMISQDQAHHDHLLDLTITRCPKFESLSGNMRVLSLTSLWIEDCPRFKSIPYGGLPSNLENLTIKGCPKFESLPDSVGNLKLLRSLDLSDTAIRKLPENICSLSHLQILELNYCTYLEELPINLHLLTNLCRLEFRFTKVRKVPPGLEKLKNLKVIMSNFNVDLIMESGIQRLGKLNNLYEDLSIGELHDIENPQDAFEADLKNKTHIESLTLGWERTGNSIDSKKAEDVLENLQPSKTLKELSIFNHGENKFPNWLQQTSIWNMVSLELNKCKSCQSLPPLGLLPFLKKLVISGFDQIVNIDADFHGKNSSSFKSLETLYFSDMRQWEKRECKVVTGAYPCLQHLSISFCPKLKGQLPEQLVPLETLHITNCEQLEAFAPRALDLELRHCGKLQLDSAMKRLVMGGHNTEASLLEMVGSNTLEHLDISSSLESMSDDCVFVRTFSLDFFPILRTLNLRGFGNLQKVLQDHAHYHLQDLTIKKCPKFESLSGIMHMLSLKSLWIEDCPRLVSFPDGGLPSNLNDMRLSNCSRLVFSLKGAFGDRSSLESLWIEGMDAECFPGEGLLPLSLTSLTICDCPNLEKLDYKGLYQLSSLRRLTLVSCPNLQCLPEEGLPRSISYLCIGDCPLLEQRCQTEGGEDWEKIAHIQNLNIL; encoded by the exons ATGGCTGCCGAAAAAATTGCCGGTGCTCTAGTGTCCACCTTTGTTGAGAGGACTATTGACAATTTGGCTTCTCGTTTTGTAGACATATTTCGTGGAAATAAAAGCCACAAGAAGCAGTTAAGCAACTTGAAGGTGAAGCTCCTAGCCGTTGATGTTGTGGCTGATGATGCAGAACAGAAACAGTTCACAGATCCACGTGTGAGAGATTGGCTTCTCGCAGCCAAAGATGCCGTGTATGATGCAGAGGATCTCCTGGAGGAAATAGACCATGATGCTAAAGAGGTTGGGAATCCCCTCACTTCTTTTATCAGtttctttgaaaataaatttgaatcaaGGATGGAAAAACTCATTGAAGACCTAGAAGATCTTGCAACACAAAGTCATCTTCTAGGTTTGGAAAGAGGTCATGATTTTGGGGAGGGATCAAGATCGGGCAGTAAACTAACATCAACATATTTGCCAAACGATAGTGTTATCTATGGCAGAGATGATGACAAAGAATTTGTCTTTAACTGGCTCACATCTGACATTCCCGACAACCTATCTATACTTTCTATAGTGGGAATGGGAGGGGTGGGTAAGACCACTCTTGCCCAACATGTATTCAATGATCCAAGGGTGGATGAGGCTAAATTTGATGTCAGAGCCTGGGTTTGTGTTTCAGTTGAATCTGATGTTTTCAAAGTATCAAGAAAAATTCTTGAGGATGTTACTAGATCACCTGATCATAGTTCAGATACAGATATGGTTCACAgaagattgaaagaaaaattgacggGCAAAAAATTTCTTGTTGTTTTGGATGATGTTTGGAACGAAACCCTATCTAATTGGAAAGAGGTGCGAAAACCCCTTCTTCTCGGAGCCCAAGGAAGTAGAATTGTTGTGACTACCCGTAGTAAGGAAGTTGCTTCTACCATGTTTTCAGAAGAACGCTTTCTAAAGCAATTGCAGGAAGATGATAGCTGGGAGTTGTTTGCTAAACATGCATTTCGTGATGATACTCAACCAAATCCAGAATGCAGAGAGATTGGCAAGAAGattgttaaaaaatgtaaagGACTACCTCTTGCCTTGAAAGCAATAGGAAGTCTATTATACAACAAATCATCTGTTTCAGAATGGGACACTGTGTTCCAAAACGAGATATGGGAAATTCCAAAAGATCGTTGTGATATTGTTCCCGCTTTAGCATTGAGCTATGTCCACCTGCCTTCCCATTTGAAGACCTGCTTTGCTTATTGTGCCTTGTTCCGCAAGGATTATGAGTTTAAGAAGGAAGAGTTGACTCAGTTGTGGATGACTGAAAACTTTCAACAGCATAGTAAGACTCCGGATGAAACTTGCCAACAATACTTCAATGATCTATTATCAAGGTCCTTCTTTCAACCCTCAG GGTTTGATGAGACCGTGAGCATTGATGCTTATTTTCATGGAAACAACTCTTCTTCATTTCAATCCCTTAAAAAGTTGGAGTTCTCCGATATGAAGCAATGGGAAAAATGGGAATGCCAAGCTGTGACAGGTGCTTTTCCAAATCTTCAAATTCTTTCTCTGAAGAAATGTCCGAAACTGAAAGGACAGCTGCCAGAGCTACTTGTTCCTTTGAAAACACTAAAAATTACACGTTGCCAACAACTTGAAGCTTTCCCTCCCAGGACTCTAGAATTAGACCTACGTCACTGTGGAAAGTTGCAATTGGATTGGGCTCCAATGGAATGGCCTAGAATGGACGGGCACCACATGACAGCATTTTTCTCTGAAAGTGATGGGTCCCACACTCTTGATGATTTGGAAATTGTAGAGGTAATCAGTGATGGCTCTATCCCTCTAACGACCTTTCCACTAGACTCCTTCCCAACAGTCAAGAGACTTGTTCTCTCTTGGTTACGTAATCTAGAGATGATTTCACAAGATCAAGCTCATCATGATCATCTACTGGATCTGACAATCACAAGATGTCCTAAATTTGAATCGTTGTCTGGAAACATGCGTGTGTTGTCTCTTACATCGCTATGGATAGAAGACTGTCCAAGATTTAAGTCGATCCCTTACGGAGGTTTGCCATCAAATTTGGAGAATCTGACAATCAAAGGGTGCCCTAAGTTTGAATCATTACCCGACTCTGTTGGCAATCTCAAGCTTCTTCGTTCCTTAGACCTCTCTGATACTGCAATAAGAAAACTACCTGAAAATATATGTTCACTATCCCACTTGCAAATACTGGAGTTGAACTATTGTACATATTTGGAGGAGTTGCCCATAAATTTGCATTTACTCACTAATTTGTGTCGCCTTGAATTTAGGTTCACTAAAGTGAGAAAAGTGCCACCAGGTTTGGAAAAGCTAAAAAATCTTAAAGTAATAATGAGTAACTTTAATGTTGACCTTATCATGGAGTCGGGTATTCAACGGCTAGGAAAGCTCAACAACCTTTACGAAGACTTATCAATTGGGGAACTGCATGACATTGAGAATCCTCAGGATGCATTCGAAGCTGATTTGAAGAATAAAACACACATTGAGAGTCTGACATTGGGATGGGAGAGGACTGGGAACTCTATTGATTCAAAAAAAGCAGAGGACGTACTTGAGAATCTGCAACCTTCCAAAACCTTAAAGGAGTTGTCAATCTTTAACCATGGTGAGAATAAATTTCCAAACTGGTTGCAACAAACTTCAATTTGGAATATGGTGTCGTTAGAGTTGAACAAATGTAAATCTTGCCAAAGTTTACCTCCGCTTGGTCTTTTGCCATTCCTCAAGAAGCTGGTGATTTCAGGGTTTGATCAGATAGTGAATATTGATGCTGATTTTCATGGGAAGAACTCTTCTTCGTTTAAATCTCTTGAAACATTGTATTTCTCCGATATGAGACAATGGGAAAAAAGGGAATGTAAAGTTGTGACAGGTGCTTATCCATGTCTACAACATCTTTCTATAAGCTTTTGTCCCAAACTAAAAGGACAATTGCCAGAGCAACTTGTTCCTTTGGAAACACTACACATTACAAACTGCGAACAACTTGAGGCTTTCGCTCCAAGGGCTCTAGATTTAGAACTACGTCACTGTGGAAAGCTACAATTGGATTCGGCCATGAAAAGGCTCGTAATGGGTGGGCACAACACGGAAGCATCCTTGCTGGAAATGGTTGGATCTAACACTCTTGAGCACTTGGACATTTCTTCATCCCTGGAGTCCATGAGTGATGACTGTGTCTTTGTAAGGACCTTTTCACTAGATTTCTTTCCAATACTCAGGACCCTTAATCTTAGAGGGTTTGGTAATCTACAGAAGGTTTTACAGGATCACGCTCATTATCATCTCCAGGATCTGACAATCAAAAAATGTCCTAAATTTGAATCATTATCTGGAATCATGCATATGTTGTCTCTCAAATCACTATGGATAGAAGATTGTCCGAGACTTGTGTCGTTTCCTGATGGAGGTTTGCCATCAAATCTAAATGACATGAGACTGAGTAATTGTTCTAGACTTGTTTTCTCACTGAAAGGAGCTTTCGGAGACCGTTCTTCTTTGGAAAGCTTGTGGATTGAAGGAATGGATGCAGAATGTTTTCCTGGTGAAGGCTTGCTTCCACTCTCTCTTACTTCTTTAACAATATGTGATTGTCCAAATCTAGAAAAGTTAGATTATAAAGGTCTTTATCAACTCTCATCTCTCAGAAGACTGACTCTTGTTAGCTGCCCTAACCTCCAATGCTTACCAGAGGAAGGTCTTCCAAGATCAATTTCATATCTTTGTATAGGCGATTGTCCTTTGCTCGAACAGCGTTGCCAGACAGAAGGAGGGGAAGATTGGGAAAAGATTGCTCACATTCAAAATCTGAATATATTGTAA
- the LOC108324295 gene encoding putative disease resistance RPP13-like protein 1 isoform X1 has product MAAEKIAGALVSTFVERTIDNLASRFVDIFRGNKSHKKQLSNLKVKLLAVDVVADDAEQKQFTDPRVRDWLLAAKDAVYDAEDLLEEIDHDAKEVGNPLTSFISFFENKFESRMEKLIEDLEDLATQSHLLGLERGHDFGEGSRSGSKLTSTYLPNDSVIYGRDDDKEFVFNWLTSDIPDNLSILSIVGMGGVGKTTLAQHVFNDPRVDEAKFDVRAWVCVSVESDVFKVSRKILEDVTRSPDHSSDTDMVHRRLKEKLTGKKFLVVLDDVWNETLSNWKEVRKPLLLGAQGSRIVVTTRSKEVASTMFSEERFLKQLQEDDSWELFAKHAFRDDTQPNPECREIGKKIVKKCKGLPLALKAIGSLLYNKSSVSEWDTVFQNEIWEIPKDRCDIVPALALSYVHLPSHLKTCFAYCALFRKDYEFKKEELTQLWMTENFQQHSKTPDETCQQYFNDLLSRSFFQPSGNGKELFVMHDLLNDLARYIAGDIFFRCKDSQTNNIQKVTRHFLFELPNFGRFHEFGTLCKTESLRTFLPTPDRKLDYFHWFCSMSIHELFSEFMFLRILSLSHCSNLLELPDSVGNLKLLRSLDLSHTAIRKLPEKICSLSHLQILELNYCTYLEELPINLHLLTNLCSLEFRFTKVRKVPPGLEKLKNLVVMMNVFYVDHSMESGIQRLGKLNNLSEHLEIWGLQCIKNPEDALEVDLKNKTHLVRLTLALERTGNSIDSKKEEDVIENLQPSKNLKELSILNYGGSKFPNWLLEDSLPNLVSLVLLNCKSCQHLPPLGLLPFLKSLYISGFDETVSIDAYFHGNNSSSFQSLKKLEFSDMKQWEKWECQAVTGAFPNLQILSLKKCPKLKGQLPELLVPLKTLKITRCQQLEAFPPRTLELDLRHCGKLQLDWAPMEWPRMDGHHMTAFFSESDGSHTLDDLEIVEVISDGSIPLTTFPLDSFPTVKRLVLSWLRNLEMISQDQAHHDHLLDLTITRCPKFESLSGNMRVLSLTSLWIEDCPRFKSIPYGGLPSNLENLTIKGCPKFESLPDSVGNLKLLRSLDLSDTAIRKLPENICSLSHLQILELNYCTYLEELPINLHLLTNLCRLEFRFTKVRKVPPGLEKLKNLKVIMSNFNVDLIMESGIQRLGKLNNLYEDLSIGELHDIENPQDAFEADLKNKTHIESLTLGWERTGNSIDSKKAEDVLENLQPSKTLKELSIFNHGENKFPNWLQQTSIWNMVSLELNKCKSCQSLPPLGLLPFLKKLVISGFDQIVNIDADFHGKNSSSFKSLETLYFSDMRQWEKRECKVVTGAYPCLQHLSISFCPKLKGQLPEQLVPLETLHITNCEQLEAFAPRALDLELRHCGKLQLDSAMKRLVMGGHNTEASLLEMVGSNTLEHLDISSSLESMSDDCVFVRTFSLDFFPILRTLNLRGFGNLQKVLQDHAHYHLQDLTIKKCPKFESLSGIMHMLSLKSLWIEDCPRLVSFPDGGLPSNLNDMRLSNCSRLVFSLKGAFGDRSSLESLWIEGMDAECFPGEGLLPLSLTSLTICDCPNLEKLDYKGLYQLSSLRRLTLVSCPNLQCLPEEGLPRSISYLCIGDCPLLEQRCQTEGGEDWEKIAHIQNLNIL; this is encoded by the coding sequence ATGGCTGCCGAAAAAATTGCCGGTGCTCTAGTGTCCACCTTTGTTGAGAGGACTATTGACAATTTGGCTTCTCGTTTTGTAGACATATTTCGTGGAAATAAAAGCCACAAGAAGCAGTTAAGCAACTTGAAGGTGAAGCTCCTAGCCGTTGATGTTGTGGCTGATGATGCAGAACAGAAACAGTTCACAGATCCACGTGTGAGAGATTGGCTTCTCGCAGCCAAAGATGCCGTGTATGATGCAGAGGATCTCCTGGAGGAAATAGACCATGATGCTAAAGAGGTTGGGAATCCCCTCACTTCTTTTATCAGtttctttgaaaataaatttgaatcaaGGATGGAAAAACTCATTGAAGACCTAGAAGATCTTGCAACACAAAGTCATCTTCTAGGTTTGGAAAGAGGTCATGATTTTGGGGAGGGATCAAGATCGGGCAGTAAACTAACATCAACATATTTGCCAAACGATAGTGTTATCTATGGCAGAGATGATGACAAAGAATTTGTCTTTAACTGGCTCACATCTGACATTCCCGACAACCTATCTATACTTTCTATAGTGGGAATGGGAGGGGTGGGTAAGACCACTCTTGCCCAACATGTATTCAATGATCCAAGGGTGGATGAGGCTAAATTTGATGTCAGAGCCTGGGTTTGTGTTTCAGTTGAATCTGATGTTTTCAAAGTATCAAGAAAAATTCTTGAGGATGTTACTAGATCACCTGATCATAGTTCAGATACAGATATGGTTCACAgaagattgaaagaaaaattgacggGCAAAAAATTTCTTGTTGTTTTGGATGATGTTTGGAACGAAACCCTATCTAATTGGAAAGAGGTGCGAAAACCCCTTCTTCTCGGAGCCCAAGGAAGTAGAATTGTTGTGACTACCCGTAGTAAGGAAGTTGCTTCTACCATGTTTTCAGAAGAACGCTTTCTAAAGCAATTGCAGGAAGATGATAGCTGGGAGTTGTTTGCTAAACATGCATTTCGTGATGATACTCAACCAAATCCAGAATGCAGAGAGATTGGCAAGAAGattgttaaaaaatgtaaagGACTACCTCTTGCCTTGAAAGCAATAGGAAGTCTATTATACAACAAATCATCTGTTTCAGAATGGGACACTGTGTTCCAAAACGAGATATGGGAAATTCCAAAAGATCGTTGTGATATTGTTCCCGCTTTAGCATTGAGCTATGTCCACCTGCCTTCCCATTTGAAGACCTGCTTTGCTTATTGTGCCTTGTTCCGCAAGGATTATGAGTTTAAGAAGGAAGAGTTGACTCAGTTGTGGATGACTGAAAACTTTCAACAGCATAGTAAGACTCCGGATGAAACTTGCCAACAATACTTCAATGATCTATTATCAAGGTCCTTCTTTCAACCCTCAGGTAATGGGAAAGAACTATTTGTCATGCATGACCTTCTAAATGATTTGGCAAGATACATCGCCGGAGACATATTTTTCAGGTGCAAAGATagtcaaacaaataatatacaaaaagtAACTCggcattttttatttgaacttcCTAACTTTGGACGCTTTCATGAATTTGGAACTTTATGCAAAACGGAAAGCTTGCGTACATTTCTACCAACACCAGATAGGAAACTGGATTACTTTCATTGGTTTTGCAGTATGTCGATACATGAATTGTTCTCCGAGTTCATGTTCTTGCGTATTTTATCGCTCTCTCATTGTTCTAACCTTTTAGAGTTACCTGATTCTGTCGGCAATCTTAAACTTCTTCGTTCCTTAGACCTCTCTCATACTGCAATAAGAAAACTACCTGAAAAAATATGTTCACTATCCCACTTGCAAATACTGGAGTTGAACTATTGTACATATTTGGAAGAGTTGCCCATAAATTTGCATTTACTTACTAATTTGTGTAGCCTTGAATTTAGGTTCACTAAAGTGAGAAAAGTGCCACCAGGTttggaaaaattaaagaatCTTGTAGTAATGATGAATGTCTTTTATGTTGACCATAGCATGGAGTCGGGTATTCAACGGCTAGGAAAGCTTAATAACCTTTCTGAACACCTAGAAATTTGGGGACTGCAGTGCATTAAGAATCCTGAGGATGCATTAGAAGTCGATTTGAAGAATAAAACACACCTTGTGAGGCTGACATTGGCATTGGAGAGGACTGGGAACTCTATTGAttcaaaaaaagaagaagacgTAATTGAGAATCTGCAACCTTCCAAAAACTTAAAGGAGTTGTCAATCTTAAACTATGGTGGGAGTAAATTTCCAAACTGGTTACTAGAAGATTCGTTACCAAACCTGGTGTCCTTAGTGTTGCTCAATTGTAAATCTTGCCAACATTTACCTCCGCTTGGTCTTTTGCCATTTCTGAAGAGCCTGTATATTTCAGGGTTTGATGAGACCGTGAGCATTGATGCTTATTTTCATGGAAACAACTCTTCTTCATTTCAATCCCTTAAAAAGTTGGAGTTCTCCGATATGAAGCAATGGGAAAAATGGGAATGCCAAGCTGTGACAGGTGCTTTTCCAAATCTTCAAATTCTTTCTCTGAAGAAATGTCCGAAACTGAAAGGACAGCTGCCAGAGCTACTTGTTCCTTTGAAAACACTAAAAATTACACGTTGCCAACAACTTGAAGCTTTCCCTCCCAGGACTCTAGAATTAGACCTACGTCACTGTGGAAAGTTGCAATTGGATTGGGCTCCAATGGAATGGCCTAGAATGGACGGGCACCACATGACAGCATTTTTCTCTGAAAGTGATGGGTCCCACACTCTTGATGATTTGGAAATTGTAGAGGTAATCAGTGATGGCTCTATCCCTCTAACGACCTTTCCACTAGACTCCTTCCCAACAGTCAAGAGACTTGTTCTCTCTTGGTTACGTAATCTAGAGATGATTTCACAAGATCAAGCTCATCATGATCATCTACTGGATCTGACAATCACAAGATGTCCTAAATTTGAATCGTTGTCTGGAAACATGCGTGTGTTGTCTCTTACATCGCTATGGATAGAAGACTGTCCAAGATTTAAGTCGATCCCTTACGGAGGTTTGCCATCAAATTTGGAGAATCTGACAATCAAAGGGTGCCCTAAGTTTGAATCATTACCCGACTCTGTTGGCAATCTCAAGCTTCTTCGTTCCTTAGACCTCTCTGATACTGCAATAAGAAAACTACCTGAAAATATATGTTCACTATCCCACTTGCAAATACTGGAGTTGAACTATTGTACATATTTGGAGGAGTTGCCCATAAATTTGCATTTACTCACTAATTTGTGTCGCCTTGAATTTAGGTTCACTAAAGTGAGAAAAGTGCCACCAGGTTTGGAAAAGCTAAAAAATCTTAAAGTAATAATGAGTAACTTTAATGTTGACCTTATCATGGAGTCGGGTATTCAACGGCTAGGAAAGCTCAACAACCTTTACGAAGACTTATCAATTGGGGAACTGCATGACATTGAGAATCCTCAGGATGCATTCGAAGCTGATTTGAAGAATAAAACACACATTGAGAGTCTGACATTGGGATGGGAGAGGACTGGGAACTCTATTGATTCAAAAAAAGCAGAGGACGTACTTGAGAATCTGCAACCTTCCAAAACCTTAAAGGAGTTGTCAATCTTTAACCATGGTGAGAATAAATTTCCAAACTGGTTGCAACAAACTTCAATTTGGAATATGGTGTCGTTAGAGTTGAACAAATGTAAATCTTGCCAAAGTTTACCTCCGCTTGGTCTTTTGCCATTCCTCAAGAAGCTGGTGATTTCAGGGTTTGATCAGATAGTGAATATTGATGCTGATTTTCATGGGAAGAACTCTTCTTCGTTTAAATCTCTTGAAACATTGTATTTCTCCGATATGAGACAATGGGAAAAAAGGGAATGTAAAGTTGTGACAGGTGCTTATCCATGTCTACAACATCTTTCTATAAGCTTTTGTCCCAAACTAAAAGGACAATTGCCAGAGCAACTTGTTCCTTTGGAAACACTACACATTACAAACTGCGAACAACTTGAGGCTTTCGCTCCAAGGGCTCTAGATTTAGAACTACGTCACTGTGGAAAGCTACAATTGGATTCGGCCATGAAAAGGCTCGTAATGGGTGGGCACAACACGGAAGCATCCTTGCTGGAAATGGTTGGATCTAACACTCTTGAGCACTTGGACATTTCTTCATCCCTGGAGTCCATGAGTGATGACTGTGTCTTTGTAAGGACCTTTTCACTAGATTTCTTTCCAATACTCAGGACCCTTAATCTTAGAGGGTTTGGTAATCTACAGAAGGTTTTACAGGATCACGCTCATTATCATCTCCAGGATCTGACAATCAAAAAATGTCCTAAATTTGAATCATTATCTGGAATCATGCATATGTTGTCTCTCAAATCACTATGGATAGAAGATTGTCCGAGACTTGTGTCGTTTCCTGATGGAGGTTTGCCATCAAATCTAAATGACATGAGACTGAGTAATTGTTCTAGACTTGTTTTCTCACTGAAAGGAGCTTTCGGAGACCGTTCTTCTTTGGAAAGCTTGTGGATTGAAGGAATGGATGCAGAATGTTTTCCTGGTGAAGGCTTGCTTCCACTCTCTCTTACTTCTTTAACAATATGTGATTGTCCAAATCTAGAAAAGTTAGATTATAAAGGTCTTTATCAACTCTCATCTCTCAGAAGACTGACTCTTGTTAGCTGCCCTAACCTCCAATGCTTACCAGAGGAAGGTCTTCCAAGATCAATTTCATATCTTTGTATAGGCGATTGTCCTTTGCTCGAACAGCGTTGCCAGACAGAAGGAGGGGAAGATTGGGAAAAGATTGCTCACATTCAAAATCTGAATATATTGTAA